A genomic region of Drosophila kikkawai strain 14028-0561.14 chromosome X, DkikHiC1v2, whole genome shotgun sequence contains the following coding sequences:
- the Bap60 gene encoding brahma-associated protein of 60 kDa has product MSQRFAPGQAPVQSRYQPPPPAPGMRPYPPPGATFPPRGFPLHPNTTQPVPGTAPGAGVPGVPGVLPGGPGPGSLLQRAAQQPAFQSGLRGTGGGGGGGGGVGGGGGGGGSGGSGSGGGSKRSNEARGLGSGPGGKGEFVAAKKKKKLADKILPQKVRDLVPESQAYMDLLTFERKLDATIMRKRLDIQEALKRPMKQKRKLRIFISNTFYPSKEPTNDGEEGAVASWELRVEGRLLEDGKGDPNTKIKRKFSSFFKSLVIELDKELYGPDNHLVEWHRTHTTQETDGFQVKRPGDRNVRCTILLLLDYQPLQFKLDPRLARLLGVHTQTRPVIISALWQYIKTHKLQDAHEREYINCDKYLEQIFSCQRMKFAEIPQRLNPLLHPPDPIVINHFIESGAENKQTACYDIDVEVDDTLKNQMNSFLMSTASQQEIQGLDTKIHETVDTINQMKTNREFFLSFAKDPQMFIHRWIISQTRDLKLMTDVVGNPEEERRAEFYYQPWTHEAVSRYFFTKVNQKRAELEQALGIRNG; this is encoded by the exons ATGTCGCAACGCTTTGCACCTGGCCAAGCGCCGGTGCAGTCGCGCTAccaaccgccgccgccggctcCCGGCATGCGTCCCTATCCCCCGCCAGGCGCCACTTTTCCG CCCAGGGGCTTTCCCTTGCATCCGAACACAACGCAACCGGTGCCAGGCACAGCGCCTGGTGCTGGTGTACCCGGCGTGCCGGGCGTACTCCCCGGCGGTCCCGGACCTGGTTCCCTTTTGCAGCGCGCCGCCCAGCAGCCGGCCTTTCAGAGCGGTCTGCGTGGCaccggtggcggcggcggtggtggcggtggagtcggtggcggcggcggcggaggtggTAGCGGTGGCTCAGGAtctggcggcggcagcaaGCGTTCCAATGAGGCACGCGGCCTGGGCAGTGGGCCGGGCGGAAAGGGTGAATTTGTGGCggccaagaagaagaagaagctggCAGACAAGATATTGCCGCAAAAAGTACGAGATTTGGTACCAGAATCACAGGCCTACATGGATCTGTTGACATTCGAAAGGAAGCTGGATGCGACGATTATGCGCAAGCGCCTGGACATACAGGAGGCACTGAAGCGACCCATGAAGCAAAAGCGCAAGCTGCGCATATTCATCTCGAACACATTCTATCCCAGCAAAGAGCCGACCAATGATGGCGAGGAGGGTGCCGTGGCCTCGTGGGAGCTGCGCGTTGAGGGTCGCCTGCTGGAGGATGGCAAGGGTGATCCGAATACCAAGATCAAGCGTAAATTCTCATCATTCTTTAAATCGCTGGTCATTGAGCTGGACAAGGAGCTATATGGTCCGGATAATCATCTGGTGGAATGGCATCGCACACACACCACCCAGGAGACGGATGGTTTTCAGGTGAAACGGCCGGGCGATCGTAATGTGCGCTGCACCATTCTCCTGCTGCTTGACTACCAGCCGTTGCAGTTTAAGCTGGACCCGCGCCTTGCTCGGCTTTTGGGTGTGCACACCCAGACCCGGCCAGTCATCATTTCCGCCTTGTGGCAGTACATCAAGACGCACAAGCTGCAGGATGCCCACGAGCGGGAGTATATCAATTGTGACAAGTATTTGGAGCAGATCTTTAGCTGTCAGCGAATGAAGTTTGCCGAGATACCGCAACGCCTCAATCCATTGCTCCATCCCCCAGATCCGATTGTGATTAATCATTTCATTGAGAGCGGGGCGGAGAATAAGCAGACAGCCTGCTATGACATCGATGTTGAGGTGGATGATACGCTTAAGAATCAAATGAATAGCTTCCTGATGAGTACGGCCAGCCAGCAGGAGATCCAGGGATTGGATACCAAGATCCATGAGACGGTGGATACCATTAATCAGATGAAGACGAATAGGGAGTTCTTCCTGAGCTTTGCCAAGGATCCGCAGATGTTTATACACCGATGGATCATCAGTCAGACGAGGGATTTGAAG cTCATGACGGATGTGGTGGGCAATCCGGAGGAGGAGCGACGTGCCGAGTTCTACTATCAGCCCTGGACGCACGAGGCCGTTTCGCGCTACTTCTTCACCAAGGTCAATCAGAAGCGAGCGGAACTGGAGCAGGCCTTGGGCATACGCAATGGCTAA
- the LOC108080389 gene encoding lipid scramblase CLPTM1L, translating to MGLPSISTMLGVAFLAYILHSIYQMSQLFTTLQCSNLPCYTSFLADRPRLQLALFSSLSRNPIASEVRDLYKAERFDYHENFAHDFELEIPLKTRRNGSLYFHVVLALEGEPLEWRSLRRDGPTVVHTLSLTDYMVPKAEAFNLLGESSSATNEKSKETKGKTGVPVKSGRPSTHIRSNVYVTLLTDLFSVSQEDVPPELAPLIRVNRMQQILPILQTDTFNTRLKDLVPVTRNTTEFTFSFHYKPIGVGKLRLMLLMEHATQALLTIGFATKDIDEVKGVFSDTNVYLLCGTIFVSSIHMLFDFLSFKNDVAFWRKKSSYEGLSSRTTMWRAFSQIVIFLYLLDEHTSYLVLVPVGLGTLIELWKCKKIMRFSFSGLIGRRLEEVDRRNGKEPEFSTSTLAEQQTNHFDRQGMRYLSYLLYPLCLGGAVYSLIYQPHRSWYSWTVNSLVNGVYAFGFLFMLPQLFVNYKLKSVAALPWRAFMYKAFNTFIDDFFAFIITMPTAHRVACLRDDIVFIIYLYQRWLYPVDKSRLDTGMHIEETTQETSATAAATRKKRN from the exons ATGGGGCTGCCCTCCATCTCGACAATGCTGGGCGTGGCATTCCTGGCCTACATCCTGCACTCCATCTACCAGATGTCGCAGCTCTTCACGACGCTGCAGTGCAGCAATCTGCCCTGCTATACCTCCTTTCTAGCCGATCGACCGCGCCTCCAATTGGCTCTGTTCTCCTCCCTCAGCCGCAATCCCATTGCCTCCGAGGTGCGGGATCTGTACAAGGCGGAGCGTTTTGATTACCACGAGAATTTTGCCCATGACTTTGAGTTGGAAATCCCATTGAAAACGCGACGCAATGGCTCGCTGTACTTCCATGTGGTGTTGGCCTTGGAGGGAGAGCCTTTGGAGTGGCGCAGCCTGCGACGCGATGGTCCCACTGTGGTGCATACGCTCAGCTTGACGGATTACATGGTGCCCAAGGCGGAGGCCTTCAATCTGTTGGGGGAATCATCATCAGCCACCAATGAGAAATCAAAGGAGACAAAGGGAAAAACTGGTGTTCCTGTTAAGAGTGGTCGTCCCAGCACTCATATACGCTCCAATGTGTATGTGACCCTGCTCACAGATCTCTTTTCCGTTTCACAAGAGGATGTCCCACCGGAATTGGCGCCCCTTATACGTGTCAATCGTATGCAACAGATACTGCCGATCCTGCAAACGGACACATTTAATACACGGCTCAAGGATCTGGTGCCCGTGACCCGCAATACCACCGAGTTTACGTTCAGTTTTCATTACAAACCCATTGGCGTGGGGAAGCTCCGGTTGATGCTGCTTATGGAGCATGCCACGCAGGCACTGCTCACCATTGGCTTTGCCACCAAGGATATTGATGAGGTCAAGGGTGTGTTTTCGGATACCAATGTCTATCTGCTGTGCGGCACCATCTTTGTGTCGAGTATCCAT ATGCTCTTTGACTTCCTAAGCTTCAAGAACGATGTGGCCTTTTGGCGCAAGAAAAGCTCTTATGAGGGCCTGTCCAGCCGCACCACCATGTGGCGTGCCTTCTCCCAGATTGTCATCTTTCTGTATTTGCTGGACGAGCACACCTCATATCTGGTTTTGGTGCCCGTGGGCCTGGGCACTCTCATCGAGCTGTGGAAATGCAAGAAGATTATGCGTTTCAGTTTTAGCGGTTTGATTGGACGACGGCTGGAGGAGGTGGATCGCCGGAATGGCAAGGAGCCAGAGTTTTCTACATCCACGTTGGCGGAGCAGCAAACGAATCACTTTGATCGACAGGGCATGCGGTATCTCAGCTATTTGCTGTATCCTTTGTGCCTGGGCGGAGCTGTTTACTCGCTAATCTATCAGCCGCATCGCTCGTGGTACTCCTGGACAGTCAATTCGCTGGTCAATGGTGTCTATGCCTTTGGCTTTCTGTTTATGCTGCCGCAGTTGTTTGTCAATTACAAGCTCAAGTCGGTGGCCGCATTGCCTTGGCGTGCGTTTATGTACAAGgcttttaatacatttattgaTGACTTTTTTGCCTTCATCATCACCATGCCCACGGCCCACCGGGTGGCCTGTCTAAGGGATGACAtagtgtttattatttatctgtATCAGCGCTGGCTGTATCCGGTGGATAAGAGTCGCCTGGACACGGGCATGCACATTGAGGAGACTACGCAGGAGACTTcagcaacggcggcggcgactCGCAAGAAGCGAAATTAG
- the su(f) gene encoding protein suppressor of forked, giving the protein MTSAKDLIKIDIEWGMERLVRAQQVVELRPYDIESWSVMLREAQTRPIHEVRSLYESLVNVFPTTARYWKLYIEMEMRSRYYERVEKLFQRCLVKILNIDLWKLYLTYVKDTKSGLSTHKEKMAQAYDFALEKIGMDLHSFSIWQDYIYFLRGVEAVGNYAENQKITAVRRVYQKAVVTPIVGIEQLWKDYIAFEQNINPIISEKMSLERSKDYMNARRVAKELEYHTKGLNRNLPAVPPTLTREEIKQVELWKRFITYEKSNPLRTEDTALVTRRVMFATEQCLLVLTHHPAVWHQASQFLDTSARVLTEKGDVQAAKIFADECANILERSINGVLNRNALLYFAYADFEEGRLKYEKVHTMYNKLLQLPDIDPTLVYVQYMKFARRAEGIKSARGIFKKAREDVRSRYHIFVAAALMEYYCSKDKEIAFRIFELGLKRFGGSPEYVMCYIDYLSHLNEDNNTRVLFERVLSSGGLSPHKSVEVWNRFLEFESNIGDLSSIVKVERRRSAIFENLKEYEGKETAQLVDRYKFLDLYPCTSTELKSIGYAENVGIILNKVGGGVHNQNNGEAEADSEAAPPLPRPDFSQMIPYKPRPCAHPGAHPLAGGVFPQPPALAALCGILPPPNSFRGPFVSVELLFDIFMRLNLPESAPQPNGDNDLTPKIFDLAKSVHWIVDTSTYTGVQHSVTAVPPRRRRLLPGGDDSDDDLQTSVPPTHDIYRLRQLKRFAKSN; this is encoded by the exons atgacGTCGGCAAAGGATTTAATCAAAATTGACATA GAATGGGGCATGGAGCGCTTAGTGCGGGCCCAACAGGTTGTGGAGCTGCGACCCTACGACATCGAATCGTGGTCTGTGATGCTCCGCGAGGCCCAGACACGTCCCATCCACGAGGTGCGCAGCCTGTACGAGTCCCTGGTGAATGTCTTCCCCACCACGGCCCGCTACTGGAAGCTTTACATTGAGATGGAGATGCGCAGCCGTTACTATGAGCGTGTGGAGAAGCTCTTCCAGCGTTGCCTGGTCAAGATCTTGAACATTGATCTGTGGAAGCTTTATCTCACCTACGTGAAGGACACCAAATCGGGTTTAAGCACGCACAA GGAAAAGATGGCCCAGGCCTATGACTTTGCTCTGGAGAAGATTGGCATGGATCTGCATTCGTTTAGCATTTGGCAGGACTATATCTACTTTCTTCGCGGCGTGGAAGCCGTTGGCAATTATGCAGAGAACCAAAAGATCACCGCCGTTCGTCGGGTTTATCAAAAGGCCGTGGTAACACCCATTGTGGGCATCGAGCAGCTATGGAAAGACTATATTGCCTTTGAGCAGAACATTAATCCCATCATATCCGAAAAGATGAGTCTAGAGCGATCCAA GGACTACATGAATGCCCGCCGTGTGGCCAAAGAGCTGGAGTATCACACAAAGGGTCTTAATCGCAATTTGCCAGCGGTGCCGCCCACTTTAACCCGTGAGGAGATCAAACAAGTGGAGCTATGGAAACGTTTTATTACCTACGAAAAATCCAATCCTTTGCGTACCGAAGATACGGCTTTGGTCACACGCCGCGTTATGTTTGCCACGGAGCAGTGCCTGCTGGTTTTAACCCATCATCCGGCCGTTTGGCATCAGGCCTCACAGTTTCTGGACACAAGTGCTCGCGTACTCACCGAGAAAGGC GATGTCCAAGCAGCCAAGATTTTTGCTGATGAATGCGCCAATATCTTGGAACGCTCCATCAACGGTGTCCTCAATCGCAATGCCCTGCTGTATTTTGCCTATGCTGACTTTGAGGAGGGTCGCCTCAAGTACGAGAAGGTTCACACCATGTACAACAAGCTGCTTCAGCTGCCAGATATTGATCCGACTTTG GTCTATGTTCAGTATATGAAGTTTGCTCGCCGTGCCGAGGGCATCAAATCCGCTCGTGGCATCTTCAAGAAGGCCCGCGAGGATGTACGTTCCCGTTACCACATCTTTGTGGCCGCCGCCCTCATGGAGTACTATTGTTCAAAGGACAAGGAGATTGCGTTCCGTATTTTTGAGCTGGGCCTGAAACGCTTTGGCGGCAGTCCCGAGTATGTCATGTGCTATATTGATTATCTGTCGCATCTGAACGAGGACAATAACACACGGGTGCTGTTTGAGCGTGTGCTAAGCTCCGGCGGCTTGTCGCCGCACAAAAGCGTGGAGGTATGGAACCGTTTTCTTGAGTTTGAGTCCAACATAGGCGATCTTTCCAGCATTGTGAAGGTAGAGCGTCGTCGCAGTGCCATCTTTGAGAAT CTCAAAGAGTACGAGGGCAAGGAGACTGCCCAGCTGGTGGATCGCTACAAGTTCCTTGATCTCTATCCCTGCACTAGCACTGAACTCAAGTCCATAGGCTATGCTGAG AATGTGGGCATTATCTTGAACAAGGTGGGCGGCGGCGTCCATAATCAAAATAATGGAGAGGCCGAAGCGGATAGCGAGGCTGCCCCACCTTTGCCGCGTCCTGATTTCTCCCAAATGATTCCCTATAAGCCGCGTCCCTGCGCTCATCCTGGCGCCCATCCTTTGGCCGGTGGTGTCTTCCCCCAGCCGCCAGCGTTGGCTGCCCTCTGTGGCATTCTGCCGCCGCCCAACTCCTTCCGTGGACCCTTTGTCAGCGTGGAGCTGCTCTTCGATATCTTTATGCGTCTCAATCTGCCGGAAT CTGCCCCACAACCGAATGGCGATAATGATCTGACACCGAAGATCTTTGATCTGGCCAAGTCCGTGCATTGGATTGTGGACACCAGCACGTATACGGGGGTGCAGCACAGTGTGACGGCTGTACCGCCGCGACGACGACGTCTCCTGCCCGGTGGCGATGATAGTGATGATGATCTGCAGACCTCGGTGCCGCCCACACATGATATTTACCGGCTGCGGCAGCTGAAGCGCTTTGCCAAGTCCAATTGA
- the LOC108080219 gene encoding uncharacterized protein, with translation MCSSSWPSSLSSSNSGYGLIVEGISLGSGGQFMPRLTMKRIYNTKCFRPERYRHEVANHYRDYKLQQHLHQQQQHHHQHQRHRGGQRRRQRRRQLFGGAASEASRVSPASLASQYAQQFRDVFPTHRHYFPRSNDTTSSSTGGVEPPHNAIIIYNDAVRRIRSAHSCEQLRQLVQRQLQRHRLTWRSNNHNDDDDDEALATNQGGGSQSSDQRNDYKLNNIHKHKRESPQRLIVEEQRQVVDFYAYLQLASGYYERGLQADLKYLQTIGQQKKQHKREREQQEQHHRLDLEVDRRLTGRLVRLLKSLRGKAAASQKQAGHPAFKVDIRSVKREEPETDLEESSEQEDLDSMCDYYAQGGTLATATEAAARVEDSTRASVASVATAAHQRRLYEIIDNLSHLSIAGETARGGGGGGAGGGAAGGGVGASEGGATAAAGEFGGFLQLTLPQITLTDCSTTAQQVALYSNSIVTLQMRPEPSQASI, from the exons ATGTGCTCATCATCCTGGCCATCATCATTATCCTCCTCCAACTCAGGATATGGCCTGATCGTCGAGGGCATTTCATTGGGCTCTGGTGGCCAGTTTATGCCCCGGTTGACCATGAAACGGATCTATAACACCAAGTGCTTTCGCCCGGAACGGTATCGCCATGAGGTGGCCAATCATTACAGGGACTAcaagctgcagcagcatcttcaccagcagcagcagcaccatcatcaacatcaacgTCACCGGGGAGGTCAGCGACGTCGTCAGAGGCGTCGCCAGTTATTTGGAGGAGCCGCTTCTGAGGCATCTCGAGTGTCGCCCGCCTCATTAGCGTCGCAATATGCGCAGCAGTTCCGCGATGTGTTTCCCACCCACAGGCACTACTTTCCCAG ATCCAACGATACCACTAGCAGCAGCACAGGTGGTGTTGAGCCACCCCACAACGCCATCATCATATACAACGACGCAGTGCGTCGCATAAGAAGCGCCCATAGCTGCGAGCAGCTGCGTCAGCTAGTCCAGCGTCAGCTACAACGGCACCGCTTAACCTGGAGAAGCAACAAtcataatgatgatgatgatgatgaggctTTGGCCACCAACCAGGGAGGAGGAAGCCAAAGCAGCGACCAACGAAACGATTATAAGCtaaataatattcataaacACAAAAGAGAAAGCCCACAACGGCTAATAGTTGAAGAGCAAAGGCAGGTGGTGGACTTTTATGCTTACCTGCAACTGGCCAGCGGCTATTACGAGCGTGGCTTGCAGGCGGATCTCAAGTATTTGCAAACGATTGGTCAGCAGAAGAAGCAACacaagcgggagcgggagcagcaggagcaacatcATCGTTTGGATTTGGAGGTGGATCGCCGGCTAACCGGGCGTCTGGTGAGGCTGCTCAAGAGTTTGCGTGGCAAGGCAGCAGCTAGTCAAAAGCAGGCTGGTCATCCGGCCTTCAAGGTAGACATAAGATCAGTCAAGCGGGAGGAACCAGAAACTGACTTGGAGGAGTCTTCAGAGCAGGAGGATTTGGATAGCATGTGTGATTACTATGCCCAAGGAGGAACATTAGCCACAGCAACAGAAGCAGCCGCAAGAGTAGAGGATTCTACAAGAGCTAGTGTGGCCAGTGTGGCCACAGCTGCTCATCAAAGGCGTCTGTACGAGATTATTGACAATCTAAGTCATCTAAGTATTGCTGGGGAGACagcaagaggaggaggaggaggaggagcaggaggaggagcagcaggaggaggtgtAGGAGCATCAGAaggaggagcaacagcagcagcaggtgaaTTTGGCGGATTTCTGCAGCTCACCCTGCCACAAATCACCTTAACCGACTGCTCTACCACAGCCCAACAGGTGGCTTTGTATAGCAACAGCATTGTTACCCTGCAGATGAGGCCAGAGCCAAGCCAAGCCTCGATCTGA
- the LOC108080366 gene encoding putative uncharacterized protein DDB_G0285119 isoform X1, which produces MVVVVAAADVEVEKNSNSSGSSSTRIGIGNQNVPVQPTVANNNHTDNKENTTTSQEVEEEQPELDNNNINNNNNNNTNTSIMTDAAVKGNGSDALKANTMTNTTGTVTVSSGMPVAVPTKSAVSQRNVDIKIEKTSNMEAATQQLTKKVLKLDLGGKNLDEYSLKSPKSPIAARLPHQTSLTSSVDVEDRKTLREALYQGIFHRHRRTIFAVGSFLRMLRSRNSQYNTIRSSSEGEDIDEQKQQQQLEQQQQLEQQQQLEQLEEHQHDQPLTLPQEQEVATTSSSTSSGQQRQSESF; this is translated from the exons ATGGTTGtagttgttgccgctgccgacGTTGAGGTtgaaaaaaacagcaacagcagcgggagcagcagcaccagaatTGGAATCGGGAACCAAAACGTACCGGTACAACCAACGGTTGCCAATAACAATCATACTGATAACAAGGAGAACACAACGACTAGCCaagaggtggaggaggagcagccagagctagacaacaacaacattaataataataacaataataataccaACACTAGCATCATGACGGATGCAGCAGTCAAAGGCAATGGCAGCGATGCCCTCAAAGCCAACACAATGACCAATACAACGGGTACGGTTACGGTTTCGTCGGGCATGCCCGTGGCAGTGCCCACCAAAAGTGCTGTCAGCCAAAGGAATGTGGATATTAAAATCGAAAAGACCAGCAACATGGAGGCGGCCACACAGCAGTTAACCAAAAAGGTTCTCAAATTGGATTTGGGTGGCAAGAATCTCGATGAATACTCCTTGAAGTCGCCCAAGTCGCCCATAGCTG CACGTTTGCCTCATCAAACATCGCTGACGTCGTCGGTGGATGTGGAGGACCGGAAGACATTACGAGAGGCCTTATACCAGGGTATATTCCACCGACATCGCCGCACCATCTTTGCCGTTGGCAGCTTTCTGCGAATGCTGCGAAGCCGAAATTCACAATACAATACGATACGCAGCTCCTCGGAGGGCGAGGATATCGATGAG cagaagcagcaacagcagctggagcagcaacagcagctagagcagcaacagcagctagAGCAGCTAGAGGAGCATCAACATGACCAGCCTCTGACCCTGCCACAAGAGCAAGAAGTAGCCACCACATCGTCATCCACCTCATCCGGACAGCAGCGACAATCGGAATCGTTTTAG
- the LOC108080366 gene encoding ABC transporter G family member 7 isoform X3, which translates to MVVVVAAADVEVEKNSNSSGSSSTRIGIGNQNVPVQPTVANNNHTDNKENTTTSQEVEEEQPELDNNNINNNNNNNTNTSIMTDAAVKGNGSDALKANTMTNTTGTVTVSSGMPVAVPTKSAVSQRNVDIKIEKTSNMEAATQQLTKKVLKLDLGGKNLDEYSLKSPKSPIAARLPHQTSLTSSVDVEDRKTLREALYQGIFHRHRRTIFAVGSFLRMLRSRNSQYNTIRSSSEGEDIDEFLKRRGSKLLRFPHLFDR; encoded by the exons ATGGTTGtagttgttgccgctgccgacGTTGAGGTtgaaaaaaacagcaacagcagcgggagcagcagcaccagaatTGGAATCGGGAACCAAAACGTACCGGTACAACCAACGGTTGCCAATAACAATCATACTGATAACAAGGAGAACACAACGACTAGCCaagaggtggaggaggagcagccagagctagacaacaacaacattaataataataacaataataataccaACACTAGCATCATGACGGATGCAGCAGTCAAAGGCAATGGCAGCGATGCCCTCAAAGCCAACACAATGACCAATACAACGGGTACGGTTACGGTTTCGTCGGGCATGCCCGTGGCAGTGCCCACCAAAAGTGCTGTCAGCCAAAGGAATGTGGATATTAAAATCGAAAAGACCAGCAACATGGAGGCGGCCACACAGCAGTTAACCAAAAAGGTTCTCAAATTGGATTTGGGTGGCAAGAATCTCGATGAATACTCCTTGAAGTCGCCCAAGTCGCCCATAGCTG CACGTTTGCCTCATCAAACATCGCTGACGTCGTCGGTGGATGTGGAGGACCGGAAGACATTACGAGAGGCCTTATACCAGGGTATATTCCACCGACATCGCCGCACCATCTTTGCCGTTGGCAGCTTTCTGCGAATGCTGCGAAGCCGAAATTCACAATACAATACGATACGCAGCTCCTCGGAGGGCGAGGATATCGATGAG TTCCTCAAGAGGCGTGGCTCGAAGCTTCTGCGTTTCCCTCACCTCTTCGATCGTTAA
- the LOC108080366 gene encoding probable serine/threonine-protein kinase MARK-A isoform X2, protein MVVVVAAADVEVEKNSNSSGSSSTRIGIGNQNVPVQPTVANNNHTDNKENTTTSQEVEEEQPELDNNNINNNNNNNTNTSIMTDAAVKGNGSDALKANTMTNTTGTVTVSSGMPVAVPTKSAVSQRNVDIKIEKTSNMEAATQQLTKKVLKLDLGGKNLDEYSLKSPKSPIAARLPHQTSLTSSVDVEDRKTLREALYQGIFHRHRRTIFAVGSFLRMLRSRNSQYNTIRSSSEGEDIDEKQQQQLEQQQQLEQQQQLEQLEEHQHDQPLTLPQEQEVATTSSSTSSGQQRQSESF, encoded by the exons ATGGTTGtagttgttgccgctgccgacGTTGAGGTtgaaaaaaacagcaacagcagcgggagcagcagcaccagaatTGGAATCGGGAACCAAAACGTACCGGTACAACCAACGGTTGCCAATAACAATCATACTGATAACAAGGAGAACACAACGACTAGCCaagaggtggaggaggagcagccagagctagacaacaacaacattaataataataacaataataataccaACACTAGCATCATGACGGATGCAGCAGTCAAAGGCAATGGCAGCGATGCCCTCAAAGCCAACACAATGACCAATACAACGGGTACGGTTACGGTTTCGTCGGGCATGCCCGTGGCAGTGCCCACCAAAAGTGCTGTCAGCCAAAGGAATGTGGATATTAAAATCGAAAAGACCAGCAACATGGAGGCGGCCACACAGCAGTTAACCAAAAAGGTTCTCAAATTGGATTTGGGTGGCAAGAATCTCGATGAATACTCCTTGAAGTCGCCCAAGTCGCCCATAGCTG CACGTTTGCCTCATCAAACATCGCTGACGTCGTCGGTGGATGTGGAGGACCGGAAGACATTACGAGAGGCCTTATACCAGGGTATATTCCACCGACATCGCCGCACCATCTTTGCCGTTGGCAGCTTTCTGCGAATGCTGCGAAGCCGAAATTCACAATACAATACGATACGCAGCTCCTCGGAGGGCGAGGATATCGATGAG aagcagcaacagcagctggagcagcaacagcagctagagcagcaacagcagctagAGCAGCTAGAGGAGCATCAACATGACCAGCCTCTGACCCTGCCACAAGAGCAAGAAGTAGCCACCACATCGTCATCCACCTCATCCGGACAGCAGCGACAATCGGAATCGTTTTAG
- the LOC108080366 gene encoding uncharacterized protein DDB_G0290803 isoform X4 gives MVVVVAAADVEVEKNSNSSGSSSTRIGIGNQNVPVQPTVANNNHTDNKENTTTSQEVEEEQPELDNNNINNNNNNNTNTSIMTDAAVKGNGSDALKANTMTNTTGTVTVSSGMPVAVPTKSAVSQRNVDIKIEKTSNMEAATQQLTKKVLKLDLGGKNLDEYSLKSPKSPIAARLPHQTSLTSSVDVEDRKTLREALYQGIFHRHRRTIFAVGSFLRMLRSRNSQYNTIRSSSEGEDIDEVR, from the exons ATGGTTGtagttgttgccgctgccgacGTTGAGGTtgaaaaaaacagcaacagcagcgggagcagcagcaccagaatTGGAATCGGGAACCAAAACGTACCGGTACAACCAACGGTTGCCAATAACAATCATACTGATAACAAGGAGAACACAACGACTAGCCaagaggtggaggaggagcagccagagctagacaacaacaacattaataataataacaataataataccaACACTAGCATCATGACGGATGCAGCAGTCAAAGGCAATGGCAGCGATGCCCTCAAAGCCAACACAATGACCAATACAACGGGTACGGTTACGGTTTCGTCGGGCATGCCCGTGGCAGTGCCCACCAAAAGTGCTGTCAGCCAAAGGAATGTGGATATTAAAATCGAAAAGACCAGCAACATGGAGGCGGCCACACAGCAGTTAACCAAAAAGGTTCTCAAATTGGATTTGGGTGGCAAGAATCTCGATGAATACTCCTTGAAGTCGCCCAAGTCGCCCATAGCTG CACGTTTGCCTCATCAAACATCGCTGACGTCGTCGGTGGATGTGGAGGACCGGAAGACATTACGAGAGGCCTTATACCAGGGTATATTCCACCGACATCGCCGCACCATCTTTGCCGTTGGCAGCTTTCTGCGAATGCTGCGAAGCCGAAATTCACAATACAATACGATACGCAGCTCCTCGGAGGGCGAGGATATCGATGAGGTTAGATAA